In the genome of Leeuwenhoekiella sp. MAR_2009_132, one region contains:
- a CDS encoding YkgJ family cysteine cluster protein, translated as MDEFIEQLPNLAKDKHKENAAYFKKLKRKPPKDLDYQMQELHEEEFKQTDCLECANCCKTTGPLFTDRDISRIAKHFRMKDVQFIDTYLRIDEDKDYVLQSVPCTFLGADNYCMIYDVRPKACAEFPHTDRKKFQQITNITLKNIPVCPAAYNIVEKMKERIKLK; from the coding sequence ATGGATGAATTTATTGAGCAGTTACCCAATCTTGCCAAAGATAAGCATAAAGAAAATGCTGCCTATTTTAAAAAACTGAAGCGTAAGCCGCCAAAGGATTTAGATTATCAAATGCAGGAATTGCACGAAGAGGAATTTAAGCAAACAGATTGTCTTGAATGTGCAAACTGCTGCAAAACTACCGGTCCGCTTTTTACAGATAGAGACATAAGCCGCATTGCAAAACATTTTAGAATGAAAGATGTGCAGTTTATAGATACCTATTTGCGCATAGACGAAGACAAAGATTATGTCTTACAAAGCGTGCCGTGTACCTTTTTAGGTGCAGATAATTACTGTATGATTTACGATGTTCGGCCAAAAGCCTGTGCCGAATTCCCGCATACAGATCGAAAGAAATTTCAACAGATTACAAATATCACACTTAAGAATATTCCGGTATGTCCCGCAGCCTATAATATTGTCGAGAAAATGAAAGAACGCATTAAATTGAAATAA